A genomic region of Kribbella sp. NBC_00382 contains the following coding sequences:
- a CDS encoding GNAT family N-acetyltransferase yields MGASGFRERWSRERAEDPAEFARMVEAIRADADESVSPPPDLVHQTTLWFVDDGVEWLGRLAIRHTLTPPLLELGGHIGYCVRPSARRRGHATQMLHQSLPIAARLGIDPALVTCDADNEASRKVILAAGGEQEDERHGKLRFWVATRMS; encoded by the coding sequence ATGGGTGCGAGCGGGTTCCGCGAGCGCTGGAGCCGGGAGCGGGCCGAGGACCCCGCCGAGTTCGCGCGGATGGTCGAGGCGATCCGCGCGGACGCTGACGAGAGCGTTTCGCCGCCGCCCGATCTTGTGCACCAGACAACCCTCTGGTTCGTCGACGACGGCGTCGAGTGGCTCGGGCGGCTGGCCATCCGGCACACCCTGACGCCGCCGCTGCTCGAGCTCGGCGGACATATCGGGTACTGCGTACGCCCCTCCGCCCGGCGCCGCGGCCACGCCACCCAGATGCTGCACCAGTCCCTGCCGATCGCCGCCCGGCTCGGCATCGATCCCGCCCTGGTCACCTGCGACGCCGACAACGAGGCCTCCCGCAAGGTCATCCTCGCGGCCGGCGGCGAACAGGAAGACGAACGCCACGGCAAACTCCGCTTCTGGGTCGCCACCCGGATGTCGTGA
- the glgA gene encoding glycogen synthase codes for MKIAILTREFPPDVYGGAGVHVDFLVRELHKLLDVEVHCMGEPRAGAIAHSEDDPRIPHANAALRILSTDLTMTASVGSAQLVHSHTWYANMAGHWAKLLYGIPHVVTAHSLEPLRPWKAEQLGGGYRLSSWAERTAYEAADAVVAVSNSTRDDILASYPAIDPAKVHIITNGIDSDFYHPDPSTAVLERLGVDLSRPYVTFVGRITRQKGVPHLLRAGMQLDPSVQLVLLAGAADTPELKAETDALVDELKATRDGVFIVSEMLPRHEVRQVLTHALAFCCPSVYEPLGIVNLEAMACETAVVASAVGGIPDVVVDGETGTLVPYDENDPITFERQLAEGINDLVANPGKAEAMGKAGRTRAIADFGWDAVANRTVELYQSLI; via the coding sequence ATGAAGATCGCGATCCTGACGCGTGAGTTTCCCCCCGACGTCTACGGCGGGGCTGGGGTGCATGTGGACTTCCTCGTCCGCGAGCTGCACAAGCTGCTCGACGTCGAGGTGCACTGCATGGGAGAACCACGGGCCGGCGCGATCGCGCACTCCGAGGACGATCCACGCATCCCGCACGCGAACGCGGCGCTGCGTATCCTCTCGACCGACCTGACCATGACGGCGTCTGTGGGCAGCGCTCAGCTCGTCCACTCGCACACTTGGTACGCGAACATGGCCGGGCACTGGGCCAAGCTCCTGTACGGCATCCCGCACGTGGTGACGGCCCACTCGCTGGAGCCGCTGCGCCCGTGGAAGGCCGAGCAGCTCGGCGGCGGGTACCGACTGTCGAGTTGGGCGGAGCGTACGGCGTACGAGGCTGCTGATGCCGTCGTCGCGGTCAGCAACTCCACCCGGGACGACATCCTCGCCAGCTACCCGGCGATCGACCCGGCCAAGGTGCACATCATCACCAACGGCATCGACTCGGACTTCTACCACCCGGACCCGTCGACGGCAGTGCTCGAGCGCCTCGGCGTCGACCTCAGCCGGCCGTACGTGACGTTCGTCGGCCGGATCACCCGCCAGAAGGGTGTACCGCACCTGCTGCGCGCCGGGATGCAGCTCGACCCGTCAGTGCAGCTCGTACTGCTGGCAGGCGCGGCCGATACCCCCGAGCTGAAGGCCGAGACCGACGCCCTCGTCGACGAGCTCAAGGCCACCCGCGACGGCGTCTTCATCGTCTCGGAGATGCTGCCGCGCCACGAGGTCCGCCAGGTGCTCACTCACGCGCTCGCGTTCTGCTGCCCGTCGGTGTACGAACCGCTCGGCATCGTCAACCTCGAGGCGATGGCGTGCGAGACCGCCGTCGTCGCCAGCGCGGTCGGCGGCATCCCCGACGTGGTCGTCGACGGCGAGACCGGCACCTTGGTCCCGTACGACGAGAACGACCCCATCACCTTCGAACGCCAACTGGCCGAAGGCATCAACGACCTGGTCGCCAACCCCGGTAAAGCCGAGGCGATGGGCAAGGCCGGCCGCACCCGAGCCATCGCCGACTTCGGCTGGGACGCCGTCGCCAACCGCACCGTCGAGCTGTACCAATCGCTGATCTAG
- a CDS encoding leucyl aminopeptidase family protein, translated as MRTTKVARRSSARNSFPTLPAVVWQPGLPVHGSRTWVIVAGQAGLPAAAKEAGERLGVDLDRLLEAQRATGFSAAAGATAAYPLLTGEVTEVLLVGAGDGTAAELRHAGAAIARFGRGKDELTTVVAEGIDDEGLQAFAEGIALGSFTFTRKTVDVGKPLVERVVLTDGTDLDRAAVVQRGLVIGRTGWLAREFATTPSNEKDPAWMAARATELAAQTGLEVKVWDEKQLAADGFGGILAVGKGSTRPPRFIRLDYTPAGATKNTPYVVLVGKGITYDTGGLSLKPREGMVSMKRDMTGGGSVIATMSALRELGAQVKVTGLICSAENMPSGTAYRPDDVIRHYGGRTTEVKNTDAEGRLVLADGLAYAVNELKPDAIVDIATLTGAIKVSLGSMLYGGLFATDDGLAAQLAGAGEVSGERLWRMPLPDVYTDLISTPIADSVNSSKGPGSITAALFLKAFTGGLPWAHLDLSSIAESPRDEYEYSLGATGAGARLLTTWLTGEAPTAGIG; from the coding sequence GTGAGGACGACCAAGGTGGCTCGCCGCAGCAGCGCCCGCAACAGCTTCCCGACTCTGCCTGCCGTCGTCTGGCAGCCGGGGCTCCCCGTGCACGGGTCGCGGACCTGGGTGATCGTGGCCGGCCAGGCGGGTCTGCCGGCCGCGGCCAAGGAGGCTGGTGAGCGGCTCGGGGTTGACCTCGACCGGCTGCTCGAGGCGCAGCGCGCGACAGGGTTCAGCGCGGCGGCGGGAGCGACCGCGGCGTACCCGCTGCTGACCGGTGAGGTCACCGAGGTGCTGCTGGTCGGCGCCGGCGACGGCACCGCGGCGGAGCTGCGACACGCCGGTGCGGCGATCGCGCGGTTCGGCCGGGGCAAGGACGAGCTGACCACGGTCGTTGCTGAGGGCATCGACGACGAGGGGCTCCAGGCGTTCGCCGAGGGGATCGCGCTCGGGTCGTTCACGTTCACCCGCAAGACGGTCGACGTGGGCAAGCCGCTGGTCGAGCGGGTGGTGCTGACGGACGGTACCGACCTCGACCGCGCCGCCGTGGTCCAGCGCGGCCTGGTCATCGGCCGGACCGGGTGGCTGGCACGCGAGTTCGCCACCACCCCCTCGAACGAGAAGGACCCGGCCTGGATGGCCGCCCGCGCGACCGAGCTCGCCGCGCAGACCGGCCTCGAGGTCAAGGTGTGGGACGAGAAGCAGCTCGCCGCCGACGGCTTCGGCGGCATCCTCGCGGTCGGCAAGGGCTCGACCCGGCCGCCGCGCTTCATCCGCCTCGACTACACGCCGGCCGGCGCGACGAAGAACACCCCGTACGTCGTCCTGGTGGGCAAGGGCATCACCTATGACACCGGCGGCCTGTCGCTGAAGCCGCGCGAGGGCATGGTGTCGATGAAGCGCGACATGACCGGGGGCGGCTCGGTGATCGCGACGATGTCGGCCCTGCGCGAGCTGGGTGCCCAGGTCAAGGTCACCGGGCTGATCTGCTCGGCCGAGAACATGCCGTCGGGCACGGCGTACCGGCCGGACGACGTGATCCGGCACTACGGCGGCCGGACGACCGAGGTCAAGAACACCGACGCCGAAGGACGGCTGGTACTCGCCGACGGGCTCGCCTATGCGGTCAACGAGTTGAAGCCCGACGCGATCGTCGACATCGCGACATTGACCGGCGCGATCAAGGTGTCGCTCGGCTCGATGCTGTACGGCGGACTGTTCGCCACCGACGACGGGCTCGCGGCGCAGCTGGCCGGCGCGGGTGAGGTGTCGGGCGAGCGGCTGTGGCGGATGCCGCTGCCGGACGTCTACACCGACCTGATCTCGACCCCGATCGCCGACTCGGTGAACAGCTCGAAGGGACCGGGCTCGATCACCGCCGCCCTCTTCCTGAAGGCCTTCACCGGCGGCCTGCCCTGGGCCCACCTCGACCTGTCGAGCATCGCCGAATCACCGCGCGACGAGTACGAGTACTCCCTGGGCGCCACCGGCGCCGGCGCCCGCCTGCTCACCACCTGGCTGACAGGCGAAGCACCGACCGCCGGAATCGGCTAA
- a CDS encoding DUF3117 domain-containing protein produces the protein MAAMKPRTGDGPLEVTKEGRGIVMRVPLEGGGRLVVELNADEATELGNALKAVVG, from the coding sequence ATGGCGGCGATGAAGCCGCGGACGGGCGATGGTCCGCTCGAGGTCACCAAGGAGGGCCGGGGCATCGTGATGCGGGTTCCGCTCGAGGGCGGCGGTCGGCTCGTCGTCGAGCTGAACGCCGATGAGGCGACCGAGCTGGGGAACGCGCTCAAAGCCGTTGTCGGCTGA
- a CDS encoding PaaX family transcriptional regulator — MHARSALFDLYGDHLRARGAQAPVAALVRLLAPLGVHPPAVRTAVSRMVRQGWLEPVRIDGQPGYALTSRARRRLDDAAVRIYRTEADGNLPPDGESHPADPPGGWDGHWHLGILREVPNARRREQLASQFAFLGWAPLSDAAWVGLRNDAEVDQILGLEGIAADRFRAPIDDDAAEFARRVWKLDELGASYDSWLKDAKALVDSAGDDLTDEQAFAVRSELLHEWRKFLFLDPGLPAELLPTDWAGTRAAAFFDFHATRLGHAAGRFVDNCLTVH; from the coding sequence GTGCATGCCCGTTCAGCCCTCTTCGACCTGTACGGCGACCACCTGCGCGCGCGTGGAGCGCAAGCACCGGTGGCCGCTCTGGTCCGGCTGCTTGCCCCACTGGGTGTACATCCACCGGCGGTCCGGACCGCCGTGTCGCGGATGGTCCGGCAGGGCTGGCTGGAACCGGTACGGATCGACGGGCAGCCCGGTTACGCGTTGACGTCCCGGGCGCGTCGCCGCCTCGACGACGCCGCGGTCCGGATCTACCGAACCGAGGCCGACGGCAACCTTCCGCCGGACGGTGAGAGCCACCCCGCCGACCCACCGGGCGGGTGGGACGGGCACTGGCATCTGGGCATCCTGCGCGAGGTCCCGAACGCCCGCCGGCGCGAGCAGCTGGCGAGCCAATTCGCCTTCCTGGGTTGGGCTCCGCTGTCCGACGCGGCCTGGGTCGGCCTGCGCAACGACGCCGAGGTGGACCAGATCCTCGGCCTGGAAGGGATCGCCGCCGACCGGTTCCGGGCGCCGATCGACGACGACGCGGCCGAGTTCGCCCGCCGGGTCTGGAAGCTGGACGAGCTCGGCGCGTCGTACGACTCCTGGCTGAAGGACGCGAAGGCGCTGGTCGACAGCGCCGGCGACGACCTCACCGACGAGCAGGCGTTCGCCGTCCGGTCGGAACTGCTGCACGAATGGCGCAAGTTCCTGTTCCTCGATCCCGGCCTGCCGGCCGAGCTGCTGCCCACCGATTGGGCCGGTACCAGGGCGGCCGCGTTCTTCGACTTCCACGCCACCCGGCTGGGCCACGCGGCCGGGCGTTTCGTGGACAACTGCCTGACCGTTCACTGA
- a CDS encoding enoyl-CoA hydratase/isomerase family protein, giving the protein MSDSVLYDVAEGVATITLNRPDAMNAFDTPTKVALRDTVQAAAADDAVRCVVLTGTGRAFGVGQDLKEHIRLLAANDTDALWSTVPDHYAPIALALAEMPKPVIASVNGVAAGAGASMAFACDFRVVAETAGFNFAFAGIALSCDTGISWTLPRLIGTARATELLYFPRTIPAAEALTLGLATSVVPAEELVSATAELATKLANGPTVAYGSIRQSIAYSATHTLAESLAFEGGKMQLTGDTEDHRNAVASFVAKEKPTFHGK; this is encoded by the coding sequence ATGAGTGACTCTGTTCTGTACGACGTGGCCGAGGGCGTCGCGACGATCACCCTGAACCGGCCGGACGCGATGAACGCGTTCGACACCCCGACCAAGGTGGCGCTGCGGGACACGGTCCAGGCGGCCGCGGCGGACGACGCCGTCCGGTGTGTCGTGCTGACCGGCACCGGCCGTGCCTTCGGCGTCGGGCAGGACCTGAAGGAGCACATCCGGCTGCTCGCGGCGAACGACACGGACGCGCTGTGGAGCACGGTCCCCGACCACTACGCGCCGATCGCGCTGGCGCTGGCCGAGATGCCGAAGCCGGTGATCGCCTCGGTCAACGGGGTCGCCGCCGGGGCCGGCGCGTCGATGGCGTTCGCCTGCGACTTCCGGGTGGTGGCCGAGACGGCGGGCTTCAACTTCGCGTTCGCCGGGATCGCGCTGAGCTGCGACACCGGCATCTCGTGGACGCTGCCCCGGCTGATCGGGACGGCGCGTGCTACCGAGTTGCTTTACTTCCCGCGGACGATCCCGGCCGCTGAGGCGCTCACGCTCGGGCTGGCGACTTCCGTAGTACCGGCTGAGGAGCTCGTTTCGGCGACGGCCGAGCTGGCGACGAAGCTCGCCAATGGGCCGACCGTCGCGTACGGATCGATCCGGCAGTCGATCGCGTACTCCGCGACGCACACGCTGGCCGAGTCGCTCGCCTTCGAGGGCGGCAAGATGCAGCTCACCGGCGACACCGAGGACCACCGCAACGCGGTCGCGTCCTTCGTCGCGAAGGAGAAGCCGACCTTTCACGGCAAGTAG
- the snpA gene encoding snapalysin, translating into MPHRKLLSSLAVLATAALGFSAAAAGQATAAPAPERAEATTVSTYAGSPAEAAANKAFYDAVMKSATAKQAKSGNKLAAVTVRYRNNASSFSSQISQSTSIWNSSVANVKLQQVTSGSYDFYYTQGNDPRGSYASTNGHGRGYIFIDFAQAQQYNKTRIVAHETGHVLGLPDHYSGPCSELMSGGGPGTSCTNAYPNTNERNRVNQLWANGKTGLSTFQTIR; encoded by the coding sequence ATGCCCCATCGCAAGCTCCTCTCCTCCCTGGCCGTTCTGGCCACCGCCGCCCTCGGCTTCTCCGCTGCCGCGGCCGGCCAGGCGACCGCCGCTCCCGCCCCCGAGCGCGCCGAGGCGACCACCGTCTCGACCTACGCCGGTTCGCCGGCCGAAGCGGCCGCCAACAAGGCGTTCTACGACGCGGTGATGAAGTCCGCGACGGCCAAGCAGGCCAAGAGCGGCAACAAGCTCGCCGCGGTCACCGTCCGGTACCGGAACAACGCGTCGTCGTTCTCGAGCCAGATCTCGCAGTCGACGTCGATCTGGAACTCGTCGGTCGCCAACGTCAAGCTGCAGCAGGTCACCAGCGGCTCGTACGACTTCTACTACACACAGGGCAACGACCCGCGCGGGTCCTACGCGTCCACCAACGGCCACGGCCGGGGCTACATCTTCATCGACTTCGCCCAGGCGCAGCAGTACAACAAGACCCGGATCGTCGCCCACGAGACCGGCCACGTGCTCGGCCTGCCGGACCACTACTCCGGTCCGTGCAGCGAGCTGATGTCCGGTGGCGGCCCCGGCACGTCCTGCACCAACGCCTACCCGAACACGAACGAGCGCAACCGGGTCAACCAGCTGTGGGCCAACGGCAAGACCGGTCTGAGCACCTTCCAGACCATCCGCTGA
- a CDS encoding LysR substrate-binding domain-containing protein, translating into MDLRTLNYFVAVAEELHFGRAAARLAMTQPPLSRAIKQLETDLGAVLLTRSPAGVTLTPAGSALYDETRLLLKQLDQLRSRVAIAAGADTITIGTLGDSVEQAGPDLIAAFREQHPGITVRIHEADFTDPTIGLRTGLVDVAITRSPFDDTGIATQVLRSDPVGAVLRTDDPLADRESLTLADLADRPWFRLPEGADPRWRAYWTGEPIGARATDRLRDADRHRGDSRGGPIVRTVHECMQSVLWNGTVGIAPLGHDLPPGLTIVPLSDRQPSHLVLAWSSTNRTPPIRSLARIAATLYR; encoded by the coding sequence ATGGACCTGCGGACCCTCAACTACTTCGTCGCCGTCGCCGAGGAACTCCACTTCGGCCGCGCCGCCGCACGGCTGGCGATGACCCAGCCGCCGCTGAGCCGCGCCATCAAACAACTCGAGACCGACCTCGGCGCCGTCCTGCTGACCCGCTCCCCGGCAGGCGTCACACTCACTCCCGCAGGCAGCGCCCTGTACGACGAAACGCGACTCCTCCTCAAGCAGCTCGACCAACTGAGATCGAGAGTCGCCATCGCCGCGGGCGCCGACACGATCACCATCGGCACGCTCGGCGACAGTGTCGAGCAGGCCGGCCCCGACCTCATCGCCGCCTTCCGCGAACAGCACCCCGGTATCACCGTGCGAATCCACGAGGCCGACTTCACCGACCCGACCATCGGCCTGCGCACCGGCCTGGTGGATGTCGCCATCACCCGCTCGCCCTTCGACGACACTGGCATCGCAACACAGGTCCTGCGCTCCGACCCGGTCGGCGCAGTCCTACGAACCGACGACCCCCTGGCCGACCGTGAGTCGCTCACCCTGGCCGACCTGGCCGACCGCCCCTGGTTCCGCCTCCCCGAAGGCGCCGACCCCCGCTGGCGCGCCTACTGGACCGGCGAGCCGATCGGCGCGCGTGCCACCGACCGTCTCCGCGACGCCGACCGCCATCGCGGAGACAGCCGCGGCGGCCCCATCGTGCGGACGGTTCACGAATGCATGCAGTCCGTGCTCTGGAACGGCACCGTGGGCATCGCGCCGCTCGGGCACGACCTTCCGCCGGGCCTGACCATCGTGCCGCTCAGCGATCGCCAACCCAGCCATCTCGTGCTCGCCTGGTCGAGTACCAACCGAACCCCGCCCATCCGCTCGCTCGCCCGGATCGCCGCCACCCTTTACCGCTGA
- a CDS encoding MBL fold metallo-hydrolase translates to MDLHDLELPEPIVDVAGAREIGRDLVVIPDRSVPLVPNIGVIGGTEAVLVVDTGMGPRNAEQVLEFALEYAAGRRLYLTTTHFHPEHAFGAAVFAGEAKYLVNQAQADDLAVKGPGYLEMFRGLGETVAQALTGVELVRPDTVYSNSYALDLGGRVVELRATGRAHSKGDQVVSVDDVLFTGDLVEAGQFAIFPWFPPHDVDVSGTRWLAVMQRLADAESVRTVVPGHGEVGGAQLLADTRDYLELLRDETWRRRDSSMDEETIVAEVTDVMLRRHPDWTGQDWIASGVHCLCADHG, encoded by the coding sequence ATGGACCTGCACGACCTGGAGTTGCCCGAGCCGATCGTCGATGTCGCCGGGGCGCGGGAGATCGGCCGCGATCTGGTGGTGATCCCGGACCGGAGTGTGCCGCTCGTCCCCAACATCGGCGTGATCGGCGGTACGGAGGCGGTGCTCGTCGTGGACACCGGGATGGGGCCGCGGAACGCGGAGCAGGTGCTGGAGTTCGCGCTCGAGTACGCCGCCGGGCGACGCCTGTACCTGACCACGACGCACTTCCACCCCGAGCACGCGTTCGGCGCCGCGGTCTTCGCGGGCGAGGCGAAATACCTGGTCAACCAGGCCCAGGCGGACGACCTGGCGGTCAAGGGACCTGGGTACCTCGAGATGTTCCGTGGATTGGGCGAGACCGTCGCGCAGGCGCTGACAGGTGTCGAGCTGGTCCGGCCGGACACCGTCTACTCCAACAGCTACGCCCTGGATCTCGGTGGGCGGGTGGTCGAGTTGCGGGCTACTGGCCGCGCTCACAGCAAGGGCGATCAAGTGGTGAGCGTGGATGACGTGCTCTTCACTGGCGACCTGGTCGAGGCGGGGCAGTTCGCGATCTTCCCGTGGTTCCCACCGCATGATGTCGACGTGTCGGGGACCCGGTGGTTGGCGGTGATGCAGAGGCTGGCCGATGCCGAGTCGGTGCGGACCGTCGTACCGGGGCATGGTGAGGTCGGTGGCGCTCAGCTGCTGGCTGATACTCGCGACTACCTCGAACTGCTCCGGGACGAGACCTGGCGCCGGCGCGACTCGTCCATGGACGAGGAGACGATCGTCGCCGAGGTCACCGACGTGATGCTACGACGTCATCCCGACTGGACCGGCCAGGACTGGATCGCCTCAGGCGTTCACTGCCTCTGCGCGGACCACGGCTAG
- a CDS encoding DNA-3-methyladenine glycosylase I, producing the protein MTVIGPDGQPRCSWATSAPEYIAYHDDEWGKTIRDDHGLYERMTLEGFQSGLSWITILRKRENFRKAFDQFDPERIAEYGEKDFDRLMGDPGIVRNRLKINATITNARALLALEPGELTELLWSFQPADRPAPKAMGDVPATTPESIAMAKALKKKGFVFIGPTTSYALMQATGIVNDHLADCIAR; encoded by the coding sequence ATGACCGTGATCGGCCCCGACGGGCAACCCCGCTGCAGCTGGGCCACCTCCGCGCCGGAGTACATCGCGTACCACGACGACGAGTGGGGCAAGACGATCCGCGACGACCACGGCCTGTACGAGCGGATGACGCTCGAGGGGTTCCAGTCCGGCCTGTCCTGGATCACGATCCTGCGGAAGCGGGAGAACTTCCGCAAAGCCTTCGACCAGTTCGACCCGGAGCGGATCGCGGAGTACGGCGAGAAGGACTTCGACCGCCTGATGGGCGATCCGGGGATCGTCCGCAACCGGCTGAAGATCAACGCCACCATCACCAACGCCCGCGCCCTGCTCGCGCTGGAGCCCGGCGAGCTGACCGAGCTGCTCTGGTCGTTCCAGCCCGCCGATCGCCCGGCGCCGAAGGCGATGGGCGACGTCCCGGCCACCACGCCGGAGTCGATCGCGATGGCCAAAGCCCTGAAGAAGAAGGGGTTCGTCTTCATCGGCCCGACCACCAGCTACGCCCTGATGCAGGCCACCGGCATCGTCAACGACCACCTGGCGGACTGCATCGCCCGCTAG
- a CDS encoding DivIVA domain-containing protein, translating to MWFFGLIVVLLIGAVAVVASGRWGAMAPAYDDRPDMTVPARQALTADDLETARFGVGLRGYRMDEVDTLLERVAREVAERDRRIADLERAVSPIIHGPEGAGFTARADYQPADFDDTGYNKPILVGGDFPTSEQAAVPAQPAEQPAAASEPEATPAATTAEAPAEPTAAASTEAPAAPAADDVPAESWFEEEPASALDGQPQAPVPLPPMLQELVHTTEEAEPESWFTAKEPPPEYSEEVLAENAAATPPAEADPDSDADDDEDETDADGQSRGRHSAAPDVSAVQRPN from the coding sequence ATGTGGTTCTTCGGGCTGATTGTCGTGCTCCTGATCGGGGCTGTTGCCGTCGTTGCCTCCGGACGGTGGGGCGCGATGGCCCCGGCGTACGACGACCGGCCGGATATGACGGTGCCGGCGCGGCAAGCGCTCACCGCCGACGACCTCGAGACGGCCCGCTTCGGCGTCGGCCTGCGGGGTTACCGGATGGACGAGGTCGACACCCTGCTCGAACGGGTCGCCCGCGAGGTGGCCGAACGGGACCGCCGGATCGCCGACCTCGAGCGAGCCGTCAGCCCGATCATCCACGGCCCGGAAGGCGCCGGCTTCACCGCCCGCGCCGACTACCAGCCCGCCGACTTCGACGACACCGGCTACAACAAGCCCATCCTCGTAGGCGGCGACTTCCCCACCTCCGAACAAGCCGCGGTCCCAGCGCAGCCCGCTGAGCAGCCCGCAGCTGCCTCCGAGCCAGAGGCAACCCCAGCGGCAACCACCGCCGAGGCACCTGCTGAACCCACCGCAGCGGCCAGCACGGAGGCACCTGCTGCGCCGGCGGCTGACGACGTACCGGCTGAGTCTTGGTTCGAGGAGGAGCCGGCGTCTGCGCTCGACGGCCAGCCGCAGGCTCCGGTGCCGCTTCCGCCGATGCTGCAGGAGCTCGTCCACACCACGGAGGAAGCCGAACCGGAGTCCTGGTTCACGGCGAAAGAGCCCCCTCCCGAGTACTCCGAAGAGGTCCTCGCCGAGAACGCCGCCGCCACCCCGCCCGCTGAGGCCGACCCAGACTCCGATGCTGACGACGACGAGGACGAGACCGATGCGGATGGTCAGTCGCGCGGCCGGCACAGCGCCGCACCCGATGTGAGCGCCGTCCAGCGACCCAACTGA
- a CDS encoding TIGR00730 family Rossman fold protein — MTEPSIHPDRPQGSQQRGPVVMRRNQVQHSTSEQRLLDSRGPTDWVHTDPWRVLRIQSEFIEGFGMLAELGPAISVFGSARTKPEDPMYAAAEQFGRKLVGAGYAVITGGGPGVMEAANKGASEAGGMSVGLGIELPFENGLNEWVDIGMNFRYFFTRKTMFVKYAQGFVVMPGGFGTLDELFEALTLAQTRKVTSFPVVLFGTSYWSGLADWLRETMLADGKISAADLEMFTITDDVDEAISYIVKAGEMADAAAEEAAAAAARDVAEADSPEARERRETRRLGSDGS, encoded by the coding sequence ATGACCGAACCATCGATCCACCCCGACCGTCCGCAGGGCTCGCAGCAGCGGGGGCCTGTCGTGATGCGCCGCAACCAGGTGCAGCACTCGACCTCCGAGCAGCGGCTGCTGGACAGCCGCGGGCCGACGGACTGGGTGCACACCGACCCGTGGCGGGTGCTGCGGATCCAGTCGGAGTTCATCGAGGGCTTCGGGATGCTGGCCGAGCTCGGGCCGGCCATCAGCGTGTTCGGATCGGCGCGGACCAAGCCCGAGGACCCGATGTACGCGGCGGCCGAGCAGTTCGGGCGCAAGCTCGTCGGGGCCGGGTACGCGGTGATCACCGGTGGCGGGCCGGGTGTGATGGAGGCGGCGAACAAGGGCGCCTCCGAGGCCGGCGGGATGTCGGTCGGGCTCGGCATCGAGCTGCCGTTCGAGAACGGGCTGAACGAGTGGGTCGACATCGGGATGAACTTCCGGTACTTCTTCACCCGCAAGACGATGTTCGTGAAGTACGCGCAGGGGTTCGTCGTGATGCCGGGCGGGTTCGGCACCCTGGACGAGCTGTTCGAGGCGCTGACGCTGGCGCAGACGCGTAAGGTGACGTCGTTCCCGGTGGTGCTGTTCGGGACGTCGTACTGGAGCGGGCTGGCCGACTGGCTGCGCGAGACGATGCTTGCCGACGGCAAGATCTCGGCGGCGGACCTGGAGATGTTCACCATCACCGACGACGTGGACGAGGCGATCAGCTACATCGTGAAGGCCGGCGAGATGGCCGACGCGGCCGCTGAGGAGGCTGCCGCGGCCGCCGCCCGCGACGTCGCCGAGGCCGACAGCCCCGAGGCCCGGGAGCGCCGCGAGACCCGTCGGCTCGGCTCGGACGGCAGCTGA